Proteins from a genomic interval of Chroococcidiopsis thermalis PCC 7203:
- a CDS encoding helix-turn-helix transcriptional regulator: METLNEAQYEQRHLESCQDYELILNTKGYDCIEKYCDRYVRKNCREILLPSGNNLQILDLTWLHDLSTGVEHDDTEPLTAKFYLAGNLRTITPGIKDKYIKDDYLEKTGENYLFYLPQIAEIEQAKAETAEILIRIAFDLNFFRSFNTDSESLPDPLQLLLETGTPPRFHLPVGKITPQMHLALRQILDCPHQGMMQRMYLESKVLELLCLQLTQLVESNGRQANSFKPTDVERIYQAREILIQNHVNPPALMDLAQQVGLNHMKLEQGFREIFGTTAFGYLRDYRLQQAYLLLRDGKLNVEAVVNKVGYSHLGHFANAFRRKFGITPGACRAGKKIVTEL, translated from the coding sequence ATGGAAACGTTAAATGAGGCACAATACGAACAACGGCATTTAGAAAGCTGTCAAGATTACGAGTTGATTCTTAATACTAAAGGGTACGATTGCATTGAGAAATATTGCGATCGCTACGTTAGAAAAAATTGTCGCGAAATTCTGCTACCTTCTGGAAACAACCTTCAGATTCTCGATTTGACTTGGCTTCATGATTTAAGCACAGGAGTCGAACACGATGACACTGAACCTCTAACAGCAAAATTTTATCTTGCCGGAAATCTCAGAACCATCACGCCTGGAATTAAAGATAAATATATCAAAGACGATTATCTTGAAAAAACAGGTGAAAATTACTTATTCTACCTACCACAGATCGCTGAAATCGAGCAAGCTAAAGCCGAAACTGCTGAGATATTAATTAGAATTGCTTTTGACTTAAATTTCTTTAGGTCGTTTAATACAGACTCGGAATCTTTACCCGACCCGTTACAACTTCTGCTAGAAACTGGCACTCCGCCTCGGTTTCACCTTCCAGTGGGAAAAATTACCCCGCAAATGCACCTTGCCTTGCGGCAAATTCTCGATTGTCCTCATCAAGGCATGATGCAGCGGATGTATCTAGAAAGTAAGGTACTCGAACTGCTATGTTTGCAGTTAACTCAACTCGTCGAAAGCAATGGGAGACAAGCTAACAGTTTCAAACCAACTGACGTAGAGCGAATTTACCAGGCAAGGGAAATCTTAATCCAAAATCACGTCAACCCACCTGCGCTGATGGATTTGGCGCAACAAGTTGGACTGAACCACATGAAGTTGGAACAAGGTTTTCGCGAGATTTTCGGCACAACAGCATTTGGCTATTTGCGCGACTACCGTTTGCAGCAAGCATATTTATTGTTGCGAGATGGCAAGCTGAATGTAGAAGCAGTAGTAAATAAAGTTGGGTATTCCCATTTAGGTCATTTTGCTAACGCCTTCCGGCGCAAGTTTGGCATAACTCCTGGTGCTTGTCGTGCTGGCAAAAAGATTGTTACTGAGTTGTAA
- a CDS encoding DICT sensory domain-containing protein — translation MEISLYRLALSIEQPPSPMLVSPATLLSLVESVMELLVEKQISATLWLKLPSGKVWYASIQRYHEQVRVSDKTYVCYGQETAIAQLSGFPMVPVQLLPNSHLRRDYFLIVHSPQFCCMVLAHRSRLKRKKGKTKENDRQKKFLPLLSLCSFEGRVLQEVLKGIGHVVAQSVRWKLAQHKQPAIAPEVMKNWETLFACPSAPDPVLLERLFAKQVQQQDATRRSTFDELTGTLKRQNQALTNTLTRKDESFGRMCEELRTPLTHMKTALSLLNSPHLKPPQKQRYLQILSSECDRQNSLINGLLELVQLDRTAEQTVLQPLKLSEIIPGVVSTYQPLAQEKGIMLAYTVSPDLPSIFCSNNWLRQIAINLLHNSIKFTPTGGQVWVKACTQGEYVQLEFRDTGIGISPNEIPKIFDRFYRVRSVSSEDLSGAGLGLTIVQQLLLRCGGSISVKSKVGEGSIFNVLLPIAPSK, via the coding sequence ATGGAAATCTCCCTTTATCGACTGGCTCTGAGTATAGAACAACCACCATCGCCAATGTTGGTGAGTCCGGCAACCTTGCTTTCCTTGGTAGAATCGGTGATGGAATTACTGGTAGAAAAGCAAATCTCAGCAACACTATGGTTAAAGTTACCATCAGGGAAAGTCTGGTATGCTTCGATTCAGCGCTATCACGAGCAGGTGAGAGTCTCTGACAAAACCTATGTTTGCTACGGACAGGAAACTGCGATCGCTCAATTGTCTGGTTTCCCAATGGTTCCAGTCCAATTATTACCAAATAGCCATTTGCGGCGGGACTATTTTCTCATCGTCCATTCGCCTCAATTCTGCTGTATGGTGCTGGCACATCGATCGCGACTGAAACGCAAAAAGGGAAAAACCAAGGAAAACGATCGCCAAAAGAAATTTTTACCCTTGCTGAGCCTTTGTTCGTTCGAGGGACGAGTCTTACAGGAGGTACTCAAGGGAATCGGTCATGTCGTGGCTCAAAGCGTGCGTTGGAAGCTAGCACAGCACAAACAGCCAGCGATCGCCCCAGAGGTGATGAAAAATTGGGAGACGCTGTTTGCTTGTCCGTCTGCACCCGATCCAGTACTATTAGAGCGATTATTTGCCAAACAAGTTCAGCAACAAGATGCAACTCGCCGGAGTACGTTTGATGAACTCACTGGCACTTTAAAACGGCAAAATCAAGCTTTAACAAATACCTTAACTCGTAAAGATGAATCGTTCGGTAGGATGTGCGAAGAACTCCGCACTCCGCTGACACATATGAAAACGGCGTTGAGTCTTTTAAACTCTCCTCACCTCAAACCACCGCAAAAACAGCGCTATTTGCAGATTTTGAGTAGCGAGTGCGATCGCCAAAATTCTTTAATTAACGGTTTATTAGAATTAGTTCAATTAGACAGAACGGCAGAACAAACAGTTTTACAACCATTGAAACTGAGTGAAATTATTCCAGGGGTAGTTAGTACCTACCAACCTCTAGCTCAAGAAAAAGGCATTATGCTTGCCTACACCGTTTCTCCCGATTTGCCTTCTATTTTCTGCTCTAACAATTGGTTACGGCAAATCGCTATTAATTTGTTACATAACAGCATTAAATTTACTCCTACAGGCGGGCAAGTGTGGGTTAAAGCTTGTACTCAAGGCGAATACGTGCAATTAGAATTTCGCGATACGGGAATTGGTATTTCACCTAACGAGATCCCCAAAATCTTCGATCGCTTTTATCGGGTGCGTTCTGTTTCCAGCGAAGATCTAAGCGGCGCGGGACTTGGTTTAACAATCGTTCAACAACTTTTACTCCGCTGTGGTGGTTCCATTTCGGTTAAAAGTAAAGTCGGTGAAGGTTCTATTTTCAATGTCTTGTTACCCATAGCTCCATCTAAGTAA
- a CDS encoding UDP-N-acetylmuramoyl-L-alanyl-D-glutamate--2,6-diaminopimelate ligase, whose product MKLGELLAKVDSIEQLPQHPALDLEVKGLTTNSHACQVGDLFIGMPGTRVDGGEFWQSAIASGAIAALVSSQVALKRAEGAQGAEGACIIAARDMVRACAGVAAAFYGYPATQMRLVGVTGTNGKTTTTHLIEFFLQQAKLSTALFGTLYSRWAGFEQTAAHTTPFAVELQQQLANAVQAGTQVAVMEVSSHALAQGRVLGCPFEVGVFTNLTQDHLDFHRDMEDYFAAKALLFSPDYLQGRAIINTDDPYGQRLIKQLPPERVWSYSVQAGTADFCLSDLGYEPTGVSGKLHTPAGEVEFRSPLVGQYNLANLLAAVAAALHLGVDLQLIANVLPQFAGVPGRMERVQVSPHQDISAIVDYAHTPDSLENLLKAARPFIPGKMICVFGCGGDRDRTKRPKMGKIAADLADVVYVTSDNPRTEDPERILQDILAGIPNTVDPFVIGDRATAIQTAIQQAQSGDGVLIAGKGHEDYQILGTEKIHFDDREQARNALRIRNSEFGIRNLEVG is encoded by the coding sequence ATGAAGTTAGGCGAATTGTTAGCAAAAGTTGACAGTATCGAACAACTACCCCAGCACCCAGCTTTAGATCTGGAGGTGAAGGGTTTAACGACAAATTCTCATGCTTGCCAAGTTGGCGATCTCTTTATTGGAATGCCAGGAACGCGGGTGGATGGAGGAGAGTTTTGGCAAAGCGCGATCGCGAGTGGGGCGATCGCGGCTTTAGTGTCTTCTCAGGTAGCCTTGAAGAGAGCTGAGGGAGCCCAGGGAGCTGAGGGGGCTTGTATTATTGCCGCTAGGGATATGGTTCGAGCTTGCGCTGGGGTGGCGGCTGCTTTTTACGGCTATCCAGCCACGCAAATGAGGCTGGTGGGGGTGACGGGAACAAATGGTAAAACGACCACCACCCATTTAATCGAATTTTTCCTCCAACAAGCAAAGTTATCTACAGCTTTATTTGGAACTCTTTATTCTCGTTGGGCGGGTTTCGAGCAAACAGCAGCTCATACTACGCCATTTGCTGTAGAACTGCAACAGCAATTAGCTAACGCCGTGCAAGCGGGGACTCAAGTAGCGGTGATGGAAGTCAGTTCTCATGCTTTGGCACAAGGACGAGTTTTAGGGTGTCCGTTTGAAGTAGGGGTGTTTACCAATCTGACTCAAGATCACCTAGACTTCCACCGCGATATGGAAGACTATTTTGCGGCAAAAGCCTTGCTATTCAGTCCCGATTATCTCCAAGGACGAGCAATTATTAATACAGACGATCCCTACGGACAAAGATTAATTAAACAACTACCACCGGAACGGGTGTGGAGTTATAGCGTCCAAGCTGGAACAGCCGACTTCTGTTTGAGCGATTTGGGTTACGAACCAACGGGAGTGAGCGGTAAATTACACACACCCGCAGGAGAAGTAGAATTTCGATCGCCTCTGGTAGGGCAGTACAATCTAGCTAATTTACTCGCAGCAGTAGCAGCCGCTTTACACTTGGGCGTAGATTTACAACTCATCGCTAACGTATTGCCGCAGTTTGCTGGAGTCCCTGGGAGAATGGAGCGGGTGCAAGTGAGTCCCCATCAGGATATCAGCGCGATCGTCGATTACGCCCATACGCCAGATAGTTTAGAAAACTTGTTAAAAGCAGCTCGACCGTTTATTCCAGGTAAGATGATTTGCGTGTTTGGCTGTGGCGGCGATCGCGATCGCACCAAGCGCCCGAAAATGGGTAAAATCGCCGCCGATTTAGCAGATGTCGTTTACGTCACTTCCGACAATCCCCGCACCGAAGACCCTGAAAGAATTCTCCAAGATATTCTCGCTGGAATTCCCAACACAGTAGACCCATTTGTCATTGGCGATCGCGCTACAGCAATTCAAACGGCAATTCAACAAGCCCAATCCGGCGATGGCGTACTCATTGCTGGCAAAGGTCACGAAGACTACCAAATTTTAGGTACGGAAAAAATCCACTTTGACGATCGCGAACAGGCGAGGAATGCGCTAAGAATTCGGAATTCGGAATTTGGAATTCGGAATTTGGAAGTGGGGTAA
- a CDS encoding glutaredoxin family protein, whose translation MHLILYSKPECHLCEGLQEKLAQILSTHQELSLEVRDITLQEDWWQAYQYEVPVLFLCSDDGRSLPLPRPSPRATVSQIQQMLQKYVNHHEAE comes from the coding sequence ATGCACTTAATTCTCTATAGCAAACCTGAATGTCATTTGTGTGAAGGCTTGCAGGAAAAGCTAGCACAAATTTTATCTACACACCAAGAGCTATCGCTGGAAGTCCGCGATATCACACTACAGGAAGATTGGTGGCAAGCATATCAATACGAAGTACCTGTTTTATTTCTGTGTAGCGACGACGGGCGATCGCTCCCTCTCCCTCGTCCCTCTCCTCGCGCTACAGTCAGTCAAATTCAGCAAATGCTTCAGAAATATGTAAATCATCATGAAGCAGAATAG
- the cysH gene encoding phosphoadenosine phosphosulfate reductase: MTVSTSSIQTPNFDLDELNRKYETAHPSKILAWCVENIPTGLVQTSAFNVDDIVITDILYRELKHRTPVMFLDTLHHFPQTLELVSKVKDLYDLDLQVYKTPDVDTRAAFAAKYGEALWDSDIQQFHHLTKIEPLQRGLAELNAVAWITGRRRDQARTRSDMPVFELDSQQRLKVNPIASWTRKETWAYVFEHNVIYNPLHDQGYPSIGDEPITTPVAEGEDERAGRWRGSDKTECGIHI; encoded by the coding sequence ATGACTGTTTCAACATCTTCTATCCAAACACCTAATTTCGATCTAGATGAGCTAAATCGCAAATATGAGACAGCTCATCCTAGCAAAATTCTTGCCTGGTGTGTCGAGAACATTCCTACAGGGTTAGTACAAACCAGCGCTTTCAACGTAGATGATATCGTCATCACCGATATTCTCTACCGCGAACTCAAGCACCGCACCCCAGTTATGTTTCTCGACACTTTACACCACTTTCCCCAGACTTTAGAGCTAGTCTCCAAAGTCAAAGACTTGTACGACTTGGATCTGCAAGTTTATAAAACTCCAGATGTGGATACTCGGGCTGCTTTTGCTGCCAAATATGGCGAAGCCCTATGGGATAGCGACATTCAGCAATTTCACCACTTGACCAAAATCGAACCTCTGCAACGAGGACTAGCCGAACTCAACGCTGTAGCTTGGATTACCGGACGGCGACGCGATCAGGCGCGTACCCGTTCTGATATGCCCGTTTTTGAACTCGACAGTCAACAGCGCCTCAAAGTCAATCCCATCGCTTCTTGGACGCGCAAAGAAACTTGGGCTTATGTTTTCGAGCATAACGTCATTTACAATCCGCTCCACGACCAAGGCTATCCCAGTATCGGCGACGAACCGATTACCACACCCGTAGCCGAAGGCGAAGACGAACGCGCCGGACGCTGGAGGGGTTCTGACAAGACTGAATGCGGAATTCATATTTGA
- a CDS encoding four helix bundle protein produces MKRIPARVFQDLIVWQKAHQFVLAVYRFSENFPKTELYGLTSQFRRAAISIPANIAEGFKKKNKTDKARFMNIAQGSVEECRYYLILAKDLGYGDSLELCLLLEEVSKLLDAYYSSLLTPDS; encoded by the coding sequence ATGAAGAGAATACCAGCAAGGGTCTTCCAAGACTTAATTGTTTGGCAAAAAGCTCATCAATTTGTTTTAGCAGTATATCGTTTCAGCGAAAACTTTCCTAAAACAGAATTGTATGGCTTGACTTCTCAATTTAGGAGAGCGGCAATTTCTATTCCTGCCAATATTGCAGAAGGATTTAAGAAGAAAAACAAAACTGATAAAGCACGGTTTATGAATATTGCCCAAGGCTCTGTCGAGGAGTGCCGCTATTACCTGATTTTGGCAAAAGACCTCGGCTACGGCGATAGCTTAGAGTTATGCCTTCTACTTGAAGAAGTTAGCAAGCTATTAGATGCTTACTATTCTTCTCTCTTGACTCCTGACTCCTGA
- the sbcD gene encoding exonuclease subunit SbcD: MIKILHLSDIHMGSSFSHGRLNPETGLNTRLEDFVKTLSRCIDRALEEPVDLVLFGGDAFPDATPPPYIQEKFASQFRRLVDARVPTVLLVGNHDQHSQGQGGASLCIYRTLGVPGFMVGDRLMTHHIQTNNGTVQVITLPWLTRSTLLTRPETEGLSLADVNQLLIDRLRAALEGEIRRLDPKIPTVLLGHLMIDNASYGAERFLAVGKGFTIPLSLLTRPELDYVALGHVHRHQNLNSSNEPPIIYPGSIERVDFSEEKEDKGYVMIELQRGSTKWEFCPLPVRAFCTINVDVANAADPQAALIKAIAKKNITDAVVRLIYKLRSDQIDLIDNAALHQVLSSAHSYTIQPELISQLARPRLPQLDASSSIDPLDALKTYLDNREDLKDITAQMMVAAQQLLAADTETWLESTPGTGIDASNTDGQLRLL; this comes from the coding sequence ATGATTAAAATCCTCCATCTTTCAGACATCCACATGGGAAGTAGCTTTTCCCACGGTCGGCTCAATCCTGAAACTGGATTGAACACACGCTTGGAAGATTTTGTCAAGACTTTATCGCGCTGTATCGATCGCGCGTTAGAAGAACCAGTGGATTTGGTGCTGTTTGGTGGGGATGCTTTTCCCGATGCCACGCCACCCCCTTATATTCAAGAAAAATTTGCCAGTCAATTTCGTCGCTTGGTTGATGCGCGGGTTCCTACCGTATTATTGGTAGGCAACCACGACCAGCATTCCCAAGGGCAAGGGGGGGCGAGTTTGTGCATTTATCGGACTTTGGGCGTACCAGGGTTTATGGTGGGCGATCGCTTGATGACCCATCACATTCAAACAAACAATGGTACAGTTCAAGTCATCACTCTTCCCTGGCTAACTCGTTCTACTCTCCTGACTCGTCCAGAAACAGAAGGTTTATCCCTCGCCGATGTCAACCAGTTATTGATCGATCGCTTGCGTGCTGCCTTAGAAGGAGAAATTCGTCGGCTCGACCCCAAGATTCCGACAGTACTTCTAGGTCATTTGATGATCGATAATGCTTCCTATGGTGCTGAGCGCTTCTTAGCTGTAGGAAAAGGTTTTACTATTCCCCTGTCTCTTCTAACTCGTCCCGAGTTAGACTACGTTGCTCTCGGACACGTCCACCGCCATCAAAACCTCAACTCATCTAACGAACCGCCAATTATTTACCCTGGTAGTATCGAGCGAGTCGATTTTAGCGAAGAAAAAGAAGACAAAGGCTACGTGATGATAGAACTACAGCGGGGTAGTACCAAATGGGAGTTCTGCCCGCTACCAGTCCGTGCTTTTTGCACCATTAATGTCGATGTCGCCAATGCAGCCGATCCGCAAGCAGCTTTAATCAAAGCGATCGCAAAAAAGAATATTACCGATGCAGTCGTCAGACTAATTTACAAACTTCGCTCCGATCAAATCGACTTAATTGATAATGCAGCACTTCATCAAGTTCTCAGTTCTGCTCACAGTTATACAATTCAACCAGAGCTGATCAGTCAGCTAGCACGACCGCGTTTACCGCAATTAGACGCGAGTAGCAGTATCGATCCCCTTGATGCTTTAAAAACTTATCTAGATAATCGCGAGGACTTGAAAGATATTACCGCTCAAATGATGGTAGCTGCCCAACAATTATTAGCAGCCGATACAGAAACTTGGTTAGAATCTACCCCAGGAACTGGAATCGATGCAAGTAATACTGACGGACAGTTACGGTTGCTGTGA
- the csaB gene encoding polysaccharide pyruvyl transferase CsaB, whose product MRVVLCGYYGKGNGGDEALLATLLQMLPKHVTPIILSGNPTQTQERYQVEACDRMAFSPVWKTLQQSDAFIWGGGSIMQDSTSAISPFYYGGLMTMAQKLGLKTMAWAQGIGPLKSPLTRWLTKQTFAGCTGVSVRDRGSASLLTDWQIPHLQAPDPVWALEAGNTPGLWDLPAPRVAVTLRSHPQLTPNRLANLTRALADFQRATDTCILLVPFQLSQDLAIAQAIQPQLPGANQILYLEDPKSLKGVFRGVEMAIGMRFHSLIMAAAEGCRCFAISYDPKVDRLMAELSIPGWDVAQIPDDPNIISQTWIEHYANGDPLSPDQIQSLVDRAYMHRELLREILQ is encoded by the coding sequence ATAAGGGTGGTGTTGTGCGGGTATTACGGCAAAGGTAATGGCGGTGATGAGGCGTTGCTAGCAACACTGTTGCAAATGCTACCTAAACATGTCACACCTATTATTCTGTCTGGTAATCCAACGCAGACGCAGGAGCGCTATCAAGTAGAAGCTTGCGATCGCATGGCTTTTTCTCCTGTGTGGAAAACCTTGCAGCAGTCTGATGCTTTTATTTGGGGTGGGGGCAGTATTATGCAAGATTCTACTAGTGCCATCAGCCCGTTTTACTACGGGGGATTAATGACTATGGCGCAAAAGTTAGGGTTAAAAACTATGGCTTGGGCGCAGGGAATTGGTCCTTTAAAAAGTCCGCTAACCCGGTGGTTGACAAAACAGACATTTGCTGGATGTACGGGGGTGAGCGTCCGCGATCGCGGTTCGGCAAGTTTGCTGACCGATTGGCAGATTCCCCATCTGCAAGCACCCGATCCGGTGTGGGCTTTGGAAGCCGGAAATACACCTGGGTTGTGGGATTTACCAGCGCCGAGAGTTGCCGTGACTTTGCGATCGCACCCACAATTAACTCCCAATCGCCTTGCTAATTTGACTCGCGCTTTAGCTGACTTTCAACGGGCAACAGATACCTGCATTTTGTTAGTGCCATTTCAATTATCGCAAGACTTAGCGATCGCTCAAGCGATTCAGCCACAATTACCAGGGGCAAATCAAATCCTCTACCTCGAAGATCCGAAAAGTTTAAAAGGCGTATTTCGCGGCGTAGAAATGGCAATTGGAATGCGCTTTCATAGCTTAATTATGGCAGCTGCGGAAGGTTGCCGCTGTTTTGCCATCAGCTACGATCCAAAAGTCGATCGCCTGATGGCAGAACTATCTATACCTGGATGGGATGTCGCTCAAATTCCCGACGACCCCAATATTATCAGCCAAACTTGGATCGAGCATTATGCCAACGGCGACCCTTTAAGTCCAGACCAAATTCAGTCTTTAGTAGACAGAGCCTACATGCATCGTGAATTGCTGCGGGAGATTTTGCAATAA
- a CDS encoding DUF2499 domain-containing protein, with protein sequence MHALSIPTWIIHVSSVIEWAIAIWLIWSYGEVVGNRAWYAVSLAMLPALISAMCACTWHFFDNAKSLEWLVMLQASMTLIGNFTLLAAGWLLWRSTRSPVMRSHSKISSK encoded by the coding sequence ATGCACGCACTCTCAATTCCTACCTGGATTATTCACGTCTCTAGTGTCATCGAATGGGCGATCGCCATTTGGTTAATTTGGAGTTATGGCGAGGTTGTGGGCAACCGCGCTTGGTATGCGGTTTCTCTGGCAATGCTACCTGCTTTAATTAGTGCCATGTGTGCCTGTACTTGGCACTTCTTTGACAATGCCAAATCCTTAGAATGGTTGGTAATGCTTCAAGCTAGTATGACTTTAATCGGAAATTTCACGTTATTAGCTGCTGGTTGGTTGCTATGGCGTTCGACGCGATCGCCAGTAATGCGATCGCACAGCAAGATTTCTTCTAAGTAG
- a CDS encoding DUF3593 domain-containing protein has protein sequence MISKETLFALSLFPYLGFLWFITRSQQLPRLALFGFYGTLVFVAVTIPAGIYAQVHYGESLANVDWLHGSAEVFLTLSNILIVLGFRQALRK, from the coding sequence ATGATTTCAAAAGAAACCCTCTTCGCGCTCTCTCTTTTTCCCTATCTAGGCTTTCTCTGGTTTATAACTCGCTCTCAACAACTGCCGCGTCTAGCATTATTCGGCTTCTACGGTACTTTGGTATTTGTCGCCGTCACTATCCCTGCTGGAATTTATGCCCAAGTCCATTACGGCGAATCTCTTGCCAATGTTGACTGGTTGCATGGTAGTGCTGAAGTATTTTTAACTCTCTCTAATATTCTGATTGTTTTGGGTTTTCGACAAGCTTTGAGGAAATGA
- the hisA gene encoding 1-(5-phosphoribosyl)-5-[(5-phosphoribosylamino)methylideneamino]imidazole-4-carboxamide isomerase, producing MNLFPAIDLLEGRCVRLYQGDYDRSQVFHDNPADVAQQWTSQGATWLHVVDLDGAKAGKPVNLEAIAAIVEAVSVPIQVGGGLRDRASVAQLLELGVQRVILGTVAVEQPQLVASLCQEFPGRIVVGIDARNGKVATRGWLETSEVLAADLAQQMQQLGAAAIIYTDIHRDGTLAGPNLDALRELATSLSIPVIASGGVSSVTDLLSLLALEPLGVTGAIVGRALYTGDISLTQAIQAVGQGRWQDIPPDLGSSAFA from the coding sequence ATGAATCTTTTTCCCGCCATAGATTTACTTGAAGGTCGCTGCGTGCGACTGTATCAGGGAGATTACGATCGCTCCCAGGTTTTTCACGATAATCCGGCTGATGTTGCGCAACAGTGGACTAGCCAAGGTGCTACGTGGCTGCATGTCGTCGATTTAGATGGCGCGAAAGCAGGTAAACCCGTTAATCTGGAGGCGATCGCGGCTATTGTAGAGGCAGTGTCAGTACCAATTCAAGTTGGTGGCGGATTGCGCGATCGCGCTAGCGTTGCCCAACTCTTAGAATTAGGCGTACAGCGAGTTATTTTGGGTACTGTAGCTGTAGAACAACCCCAGTTAGTAGCTAGTCTGTGTCAAGAATTTCCAGGGCGAATTGTTGTTGGTATTGATGCGCGTAATGGTAAGGTAGCTACACGCGGCTGGTTGGAAACTTCGGAAGTCTTAGCCGCAGATTTAGCCCAGCAAATGCAACAACTGGGTGCGGCAGCAATTATTTACACTGATATTCATCGCGATGGAACTCTTGCTGGACCCAACTTGGATGCACTACGGGAGTTAGCTACAAGTTTATCTATTCCCGTCATCGCTTCTGGAGGTGTAAGTTCTGTCACCGACTTACTCAGCCTCCTAGCTTTAGAACCTCTTGGCGTTACGGGTGCGATCGTCGGTCGTGCCTTGTATACTGGCGATATTTCCCTCACACAAGCTATACAAGCAGTCGGACAAGGACGCTGGCAAGATATCCCTCCAGATTTAGGATCGTCGGCTTTTGCCTAA